The Methanomassiliicoccus sp. genome includes the window TGACCGGGACCGCGAAATACCCGTACACCGGCGGGCTGCTCCCCGATCCGGTGACCACTTCGACCCCGGCGGAGCTCAAGTTCACCTCCGCCCCGTCGACCAGTGTCCAGGCTGGCTCGCTTTACACCTATGGTGTCACGACCTCCCTGACCACCACCGTTTCCCTGACCACCAGCGCTAACTTCCTGTCGGTCAGCGGAGACACGATCTCCGGCACCCCTGCCCAGGCTGGAACCTACTACGTGAAGGTCACCGCGACCTCCGCGGACAGCAGGACGATAACCCAGGAGTACACCCTGACGGTGACCGCGGCTCCCGCGAAGACCGATGACAACACCTCCGGGAACAACGGCACGGTGACCCCGGGCGAAGACACCAACACCGGTGCCAATACCACTGGGACCTCGAACCAGACCTCCAGCCCCACTCAGACCACGGGCACCAACGGTACCTCTGCCGGAAGCAATTCCAGCAGCTCCACGACCAACAATACCGCCTCCAGCAGCACCGATACCCGGACCGTGTCGTCCTGGCGCTCCAACTGGCTGAGGAACCTGTTCAGCTGGGTCAACTGGCCGATCATAGGTTCCTCGTCGGTGGCTAATCCGGTCACGGTGGAGTCGACCTCCTTCGCCTCGTCCAACGCCTATGTGATGGGCGGGTCCTCCGGAGAGAACTCCCTGGCCATGATCTCCCTGGCAGCTACCGGGGCCCTGGCCGGTGTGTACCTGTGGGTGTCTAGGAAGATGAACTGAGGACGATCGAAAAGATCGCCCTTGATATCCTCACGCCAAACCCTTTCAAAACCCCTTCTTTATCCTTTTTACTTGTTGATTGGAAAACAATATCATCTTACCACGCCCCTGCTAGACGGGGGCAATAGCTCAACCATGGTCGCAAGCAAGAACGCCAAGATTCAGGTCTGCAAGGACGGCCCATACCTTGTATCGGGCCGCATTCCGTTGGTCCGCGAGGAGATCGTGCGCGGTCCAGACGGGAACCCGCGAGAATGGAAAAAGGTCGCCGACCTGACCGATCAGGAGAACTACGCTCTCTGCCGGTGCGGAAGATCGAACGATCCGCCCTACTGTGACGGTTCGCACCTTGCCGGGTTCGACGGGACGGAGACGGCGGTGCGCCGGACGCGGGCCGAGGAACCCAAGTTAGTCAAGGGTCCAGGAGTGGACCTGGACCCTAATGCCGCGCCCTGCGCCAGAGCTCAGTTCTGCCATCGCGGCGGGGGGATAGGTAAGCTGGTCTCCGAGTCGGGGGAAGAGGACAAGAGGGGGTTGGCGGTGGAGGTGGCTGGACAGTGCCCAGCGGGACGTCTGGTCGTATACGACAAGGCAACGGGAAAGCCCATCGAGCCGGTCTTCGAGAGGGAGATCAGCGTTACCGAGGACCCCATGCGCGGAGTCAGCGGCCCCCTGTGGGTCAAGGGCGGGGTGATAATCGAGGGCGCCGACGGGGAGCCCTATATCGTGAGAAACCGGGTGGCGCTGTGCCGCTGTGGGCAGTCCAAGCGGATGCCTCTGTGTGATGGCACCCACATCGACATCAAGTTCGACCGTATGGGTGACCGAAAGTGATCATGCTGCAAACAATGGTGTCGTGACTCCGTAGCCGTCCCCGGCCACATGGTTCCAAGCAGCATAAAAAGAAGAGGGGGTGGGCCCCCACCAATGCCATTGCCGCTGGGCTGCACCGATCCCGCACCGGTCACGGTGAAGGTGGTGCACAGCTCGTACTTGTCAGGTCTCGCTGACCGACCCTCTGACATCTGCCTTGTGCGAGGCGTTGCTGTCCAGCTCGGGTGAGCTGTACACGAAGGTGGTGCAGCTGTTCAGGACCTTGAAGGCCACCCCGGATTCTCCGATCCATCGACCACGTACACCAAGGGGCCCTTGCTGAGGGCGGCCTCACCGTCATTACGAAGCGCACCTGGCCGTCCGTCGATGTTGATCCATCTACTTCGTCCAATGCCGTCGATGCACCGTTTCGGGGTCGTTCACGAGCTGTTCTTCTCGATGAGGCTCAGGTAGTTATTGATGGACTTGAGCGACTCCCTCAGCTCGTTTGACGTTACATATGCGAACCTCTGAAGGTCAGCGTTGAACTGTGCTAGGTCCCTGGTCTGTTTCTCCAGCCGGTTCTCAATCTCTTTCTGATGGGATATGTCCGTGAAGATTGCCACCGCTCCGATGATATTCCCATCCTTGCCGATGACCGGAGAGGCGCTGGTGAGGACGGTAATCAGACCCCCGTCCCTCTGCCGAACCACCGATTGGTGATTGCTCACCGTCCTTCTTTCCCGGAGCGCAATGGCCAGGGGATGCTCCTCCGAGTTTAGGGGAGCGCAGCTGTCGGGGTCGAGAAATCCCCATCGGGAGTATCCTTCGATGGATGAGGGCATCTCCTCGTTCTGGAGAAGCATCCTCTTCAGCTCGTTGTTGCAGTTTACGATCCGGCCCCGGGGCCCCTCGGCGATGGCCACACCCGCGGGCATCTGATTGATGATCGCTTCCAGATTGGCCTTGGCCGCCTCCAACTTTCGCTCAAGCGCCTTCATCTCGGTGATGTCCTGGTCGATCTCCACCGCTCCGATGATCTCGCCATTGCAGTTGCGGATGGGGGCGGCCGAGTTGATGATGGTGCCCTCTCGACCGTCGAAGCTACGGTAATCGATCACTTCCCCGATGGTGGTCTCCCCCCGCCTAACGGCCTTCGCCAGCGGCCAATCGTCCGTCGTCAGCCGCACCCCGGTCGTGGGCCATGTGGCGTTATAATCTCCATACTCTTCGATGTCTCGGGGCAGGGGGTTCTGCCCCCATATCCTGGATCCCATCCCGTTGATCTCCAGGATCCGGCCGTCCGCATCACTGATATATACTCCCACGGGGACCGAGTCCAATAGGGTCTTCACTCTGTACTGCTCCTCGCGGATGGCATGGATCAGCCTGGCGTTCTTCCGGTTAGTCACTCCCCACTCGGTGATATCGATGAGGTGGACGAGAACGTCAGGGTCCCTCCTGCCGCTGGGTACCGGTGAGAAGACGATCTGCCAGTCCCTGAAATTGCCTCGTTCGTCCGGCCTATGGATCGTTCCGACGGTCATCGCCCCACTGGAAGCCACAGTCCGTTCGAGCACTTTTTCAAGGGGGGTGCCATTGAACTCGGGACGAAGGGAGGCGTACGGCATGGACAGGATATTCGCTCCCCGGAACGCCTCGGGTACCAGGGAATCGAATTTTGGGGTTGAGCACTTCATCCTTCCTCTGACATCGATCAGGGCCGAGCACGTCTCTATGGCGCTCAGCTCTGTGCTCATGCATCCTGCCCCGCTTTCCGATCGGAGAACGTCCCGATCCTCGCTGAAGGCGATGGAGAGGATCGCCCCTATGTTCCGGAGGTGGCGCAGATTGGTGCTGGATAAGGGTTCAGGAAGGGCACGATAGGCTAGAACGAGTATGCCCCGCTCGTCCCCACCGGCGTGGATAGGTATCGCCACCACCGTGCGGACCTTCCACTCCTTGGCGAGAACGCTGTAGATCCCGCTCTCGTCCTCTTCGTTGAGAATGTGAACCTCGTTGATCGATTGTACCATTCTGGTGAGGCCTGGCCTCTCATCGAGGCGGAAGTAGTTCATCAGCGAGAGCTCATGGCCCAAGGCGAACTTTGGGCTCCATAAGCCATCCCGTCGGGTGAGAACGGCCGAGACATCGGACCTGAAAGTATCGTTGATCAATGCGAGGACCCTGGGAACAGCCTTGTCGGCCTCCGTCGGCGGCCTTAACTCGCTCACGATCTGGTCGATGCACCGATGAGCTCGTTCAGCGTCCATGCGCCCGGTGACTTCGTCAATGAAAACTATCGCCATGCCAGCCTGTCCATCCTTCTTATGGGGAACCGACCGGACCTCATAGATCCGGCCTGAGAGTGCGTCAGAGAGTTCGATCTGAGCAACGGTCTCTTCTCCTCCATCTATTGTCAATCGGGCGTTGGTCCTGATCGCCTCCACCAGCTCGGACGTTGCCAGTGTCTCCTTGAGCGGTCGGTCGATAAGAACATCTGCATCATGGCCCAGGAGATCGCGGAGGCGCGGGCTGGCATAGATAACCTTGTCGTCAGCGTCCACTACGATGCACCTGCTGGCAGCATGTGCCAGAATATCTTCTAGGAGACCACGGCCGATCATTTCTAACGCCCGGAGGAACGCGCTTCTCCGTTATTAATGCGATAGATATTTGCATCGTTGTGCATGTATTTGTAATAGAATGATTACAAAGGTCGACAGGGGATCCTCCAATGTCCCAAGAGCAAGACAATCTCGCAAATAATAGGCGGGCCGTTACCTTGACATATCTCATTTCGGAGATTTTTTGTATACATACGTAATTACTTTAACCCGATGGGCATTTCCCGGTTCATGGACAGCGATGAGAGCGACGACTCTTCGATTACCATCTCCTATCGTGTGGCCAAGGGGATAGCGGACCAGATGGACGACTACGTCAAGAGGAAGAAGTTGTTCCGTAACCGTTCTGAGTTCAGCTCGATGGCCGTCAGATATTTCCTTGAACATCTGCACGAGACCGATGAGAAGCGCATCTACACCCAGCGGATGGATGTTCAGCAGCTCTTAGAGCAAGGGAAGAAAGGGTGAGCCTGGAGGGCGGGGACCCTAACCCAAGGGCTTGGCCCTGCTGAGACGAAGAGTCTTGGTCCGGCAGACCGCCTCGCATCTCCTGCAGGCGGTCCCCGCACAAAGCTCTGATCGAATGAATGCACTTCCTACGCCCATATCATTATTCTCGATGCGAATGGCACCCTCTCGACACGCCTTCTCGCACTGCTTGCAGCTCAAACAATCATCGAGAGCGATCACCAGCTCGGTCCCAATGTCGCTCACTATGGTCACGCCCATCGGCCCCAGGTCCGGAATATCCCGTTCCATTCTCCTGGACACGTTTGCCTCCACCGGCTCCAGCGGTATGGGGGGAAGCTTATAGATCGCCAACATGTCATTGTAGGCGCTCATCGGCATCCCATAAGCCCACAGTGACAGCTCGATCGAGTAGATATTCTTGAACATCTCGGAGGTGGCGAACATGCAATGGGTAGCGCGCAGGTGGGTGGAGAACGATCTTAGCTCGTCCAATCTGGTCGGTTCCATGACCAGTTCCCTAGCCATCAGGAGGGATGTGTTGCCAACCTGGACGATGCGCTCCGCCCCCGGAGGGACCAGGCCGATGCGCTGGGCTTTACGGGCATCCACATATAGTCCGGTCGCCCCGGACATGAAGGCGGTGGAGACCTGGTCGGTCCATATTCCCGCCTTATTCATCAGCGTCAGGTAACCCGCCCGTATCGCTCCGATGGCCTTGCCCGCCTCGGATACATCGCTCTCTGATATCGTCACCCCATCCTGAAGATACAGGTTACGGGTCGGGGTCCCGATCTTCGATGAGGATACCAACCCTGTCCCAATACCGCTGGCCAGGGCTGCTATTACTCCAGTGCCGGTGATGCCCCTGGATCGTCCATGCATAATGCCCTGGGACCTCACCGAACCGTTCAAGGGATCGACCTCGTCACCCTCCTGTGCAGCAAGATCGGAGTCCAGCACGAGATTGACCCATCCGTCGCCGGCGATCATGACGTCGGAAATGGCACCAGGGGCGGCTAACATCCCCATAGCGATCTCTTGGCCTTCCAATGCCGGTCCGGCCGCAGCAGATCCGGTGAACACCTGTCCGTCGGCGACCAGGGCCATCTCCGCATTGGTGCCGTAATCGATAACCATGCACGGACGCTCCTCGTCCATGGCCCCGGTCAGCAGGAGCATGGCCAGGGCGTCCGCTCCTATCTCGTGTCCGACGGCGGGAGGGATAATGACCTCGGCAGAAGGATTCGATTTAAGTCCGAGAGCACGGGCCTGAAGGATATCCCCGTCACGCCTGGGAGGGACCACGCCGAGTCTTTCCAGCTTCCTTCGACCCGCGAAGGCCAGGTCCCGGATCTCGATGTTCTGGAACAGGGACAGCTGGAACGGGTTCCCGCACACCGCCACTCTGGAGATCCTTGAGGGGTCCACTCCCAGGTGGTCGATGAGGCGATCGACGGCCTCCATGATGATGGAATTGGCCTCGTTCTCACCGATCTCAATCGCGAAGTTGACATGGTCTATTACATTGGACCCGGGAAGGGGATGACGGACGGTGATCGCTGTGGAGACAGTCTTGCCGTCGCTGAGGTCCACGGCCTGGCCCCGGAACCCGCTCGTGCCCAGGTCCAGGGCGATGCCGACCTCGTTCATTCAAGGACCTCGGCCGGGGCTTGTTGAGGGCCGCCGATGGCATGATAGGACATCCCTGCGCTCCACGCAGCCATGACCGCCACGCCTATCTGCAGGGGATCGTGGATGATGGCCATGGCTCTTCGCTCCCCCTCCTCGTCGAAGGCATAGGGTACGCCGGGCGAGGATATGACCGCATCCTCGCAGATCCATCCACCGGGCACGGGGGCCGGGGATGCGTTGAGGATAGCCTTGGCCTGGGAGATGCCATGCCGAGCATCGAGGACTAGGGCCACCCCGAATCTTCTGCTGGCCTCCACAGCCCTGTCCCGGTCCTGCTCCAGAAGGGACACCTTGGCCCCCCGGGCCTGGAGATGCGGGATGGCATAGGACCCCACCCTCCCGGCGCCAATGACCAGCACGTCCCTGCCAGTGAGCCCGCCCAGGGCAGCCTCCAAAGCGGCACAGTAGCCCAGGGCGGTGGATCGGGTGTTATCCGCAAATCGTCCAGCACGCAGGTTCAGGGCGATGAACTCATCATCATCAGCTAGGAACACGATGTCCGCTCCCCCGGCCATCGCTTCCGCGATTCCGGCCACATCCCCCTTGGCGGTCACGAAGCCGTCCATGCCCATATGGCGAACGATGGAGCACACCGAGCGGCTGAACTCCGGGATTATGCCCTGGCCACTATCGACGGGGACCGCAGCGACCCGGAACTGGCCAAGGTCTAGGCCGTCCTGGGCATGGCCGACCGCACTGAGGGCCAGCCCCTTCAGGGTGAGCCCCGTCTTTCTCCGCAGATCGGCATCCCGCTCGCTGAGGGAGCGGAAAAGGTCATGGATGTCATTCGTGGTTAGCCTGGTCATTCATATCCCTCTGGTTGGGGGTCTGTGTATTGAGAGATGCCCTCGTTGTTGATGATGTCCTGGATGACCTTCGCGCGCTTCTCACGGGCGGCTCTGGCATCATCAGCCGAGGTGATGATGGTGGCCCTCCAGCTCTTCTTCCCCGGCTCGTAGTCGGTGATCATCTCGTCTGATCCGAACAGGCCCGGAACGATCCGCGGCCTGCTGACCTCGGCAAACCTGCCTTCCCCGCAGGATCTCATGATGCCGTCATCGACCGAGATGTGCTCGTAGAACGCGGCCTTCGCCCCGTCTCTCGAGGGTTTTTCCAACGCCTCTCCGAGGCTCATCTTCACGAGCATGTCCACCATATTGATGCCATGGGAGTGGAAGACTGCCGTAGGAGTCTGGCTAGGTATCCGTGCATCGATCTCCAGAACCCTTGGTACACCATTGACGACGATCGCCTCGACATCCATTATGCCCCGCAGTCCCAGCGCCTGGGCCATGGTCCGCGAAGCGTCGATCAGCACCGGTTCCGCACCGCCGTCCCTGGCCTCCCAAGGGGAGCCCACCATCTTGCAGTCGTAGGCGTCATCGAGGAAGACCTCCGTTGTGACCAGGGGAATGAAGTTAGTACCATCGCCGATGACTTCGATAGACACTGATGGCCCGTCCAGGAACTCTTCGATCACCACTTCGTCGCCACGCCCCTCGATCTTCTCCACCCCGGAGACCATCGTCCGATGGTCTGTGGCCCGGGTCACACCATCGCTCCCCGATCCTCCACTTGGTTTGACCACGACCGGGTACCCGCATTCCGGCCAGGTCCTGGGCTGAGGGATGCCCAGCCTCTTCATGAACTGGTTGGACCTAATCTTTGATGATGAAAGCAGATAGGCATCGATATCAAAGATCAGCGGTACGTCCGTACAAGAGAGCATGTTGGTGAGGCCCACCAGGGTATCGAGGTTCTCATTGGCCGGAAGGACCGCGTCACAATCCGTGAGCAGATCGATCGTGCGTTTCCTCTCCATTGTCGTATCGATGACCACGCCCTCGTCCGCCAGGGCCAAGGCTGGAGCTTTCGGGTCCCTGTCCAGTACCACCACCTTCATCCCAGCCTTCTTGGCCAGGTACGCGGCTTCCATGCCCTGGAGCTTACCACCGACTACGCCAAGGGTGGTCACGTCGGCACCTCGCATCTCAATGTACGCTTCCACCCTTCGATCAGTTCCTCATACTGTGAGGTCGAACCGACCTTGATGTCAAGGTCCTCGAGCATCCCCTCGATGCTCTGAGCCGATCGTCCGCCGGTATTTATGTCCAGGTCATGCTGAGCGACACCGGCCAGCCCCTCAGACGGAGGGATGATCGAGGTGATCACGTTGGCTCCGGCGTCCAGACGGGGCTGGAGCCCCCTGATCCCCTCGATGTCCAGGGAGGCGGGGATGAGCTTGTCCTGATGGACCAGCCTCATGACTGCTAGGGTGACCAGCTCCTCCGTGTACGAGGATGAGGGAATCGACCACATCGGAGTATTAGCTTGAGGGACGAAGGTCATGGCCCGGACCTGGCGCACTCCCTGATTGCCCATTATCTGGATGGAGTCGGCTCGATCGCGCAGGGACTCCCCAACTCCGATCATTATGCCCTCTTCGGCGAGCATCCCCGCATCCTGCGCCCACAGTTTCTGATTATATCTGAAGGAATAGTCCTGGTCCGGCCTCAGCTTGACGAACAGATCGCGATTGTGTGTCTCCTGATAACAAGCGAACCAATCCACACCCGCCTCTCTGAGGGGTTCGAACATGCTCTT containing:
- a CDS encoding PAS domain-containing protein — translated: MIGRGLLEDILAHAASRCIVVDADDKVIYASPRLRDLLGHDADVLIDRPLKETLATSELVEAIRTNARLTIDGGEETVAQIELSDALSGRIYEVRSVPHKKDGQAGMAIVFIDEVTGRMDAERAHRCIDQIVSELRPPTEADKAVPRVLALINDTFRSDVSAVLTRRDGLWSPKFALGHELSLMNYFRLDERPGLTRMVQSINEVHILNEEDESGIYSVLAKEWKVRTVVAIPIHAGGDERGILVLAYRALPEPLSSTNLRHLRNIGAILSIAFSEDRDVLRSESGAGCMSTELSAIETCSALIDVRGRMKCSTPKFDSLVPEAFRGANILSMPYASLRPEFNGTPLEKVLERTVASSGAMTVGTIHRPDERGNFRDWQIVFSPVPSGRRDPDVLVHLIDITEWGVTNRKNARLIHAIREEQYRVKTLLDSVPVGVYISDADGRILEINGMGSRIWGQNPLPRDIEEYGDYNATWPTTGVRLTTDDWPLAKAVRRGETTIGEVIDYRSFDGREGTIINSAAPIRNCNGEIIGAVEIDQDITEMKALERKLEAAKANLEAIINQMPAGVAIAEGPRGRIVNCNNELKRMLLQNEEMPSSIEGYSRWGFLDPDSCAPLNSEEHPLAIALRERRTVSNHQSVVRQRDGGLITVLTSASPVIGKDGNIIGAVAIFTDISHQKEIENRLEKQTRDLAQFNADLQRFAYVTSNELRESLKSINNYLSLIEKNSS
- the pylC gene encoding 3-methylornithine--L-lysine ligase PylC codes for the protein MTTLGVVGGKLQGMEAAYLAKKAGMKVVVLDRDPKAPALALADEGVVIDTTMERKRTIDLLTDCDAVLPANENLDTLVGLTNMLSCTDVPLIFDIDAYLLSSSKIRSNQFMKRLGIPQPRTWPECGYPVVVKPSGGSGSDGVTRATDHRTMVSGVEKIEGRGDEVVIEEFLDGPSVSIEVIGDGTNFIPLVTTEVFLDDAYDCKMVGSPWEARDGGAEPVLIDASRTMAQALGLRGIMDVEAIVVNGVPRVLEIDARIPSQTPTAVFHSHGINMVDMLVKMSLGEALEKPSRDGAKAAFYEHISVDDGIMRSCGEGRFAEVSRPRIVPGLFGSDEMITDYEPGKKSWRATIITSADDARAAREKRAKVIQDIINNEGISQYTDPQPEGYE
- a CDS encoding methylamine methyltransferase corrinoid protein reductive activase: MNEVGIALDLGTSGFRGQAVDLSDGKTVSTAITVRHPLPGSNVIDHVNFAIEIGENEANSIIMEAVDRLIDHLGVDPSRISRVAVCGNPFQLSLFQNIEIRDLAFAGRRKLERLGVVPPRRDGDILQARALGLKSNPSAEVIIPPAVGHEIGADALAMLLLTGAMDEERPCMVIDYGTNAEMALVADGQVFTGSAAAGPALEGQEIAMGMLAAPGAISDVMIAGDGWVNLVLDSDLAAQEGDEVDPLNGSVRSQGIMHGRSRGITGTGVIAALASGIGTGLVSSSKIGTPTRNLYLQDGVTISESDVSEAGKAIGAIRAGYLTLMNKAGIWTDQVSTAFMSGATGLYVDARKAQRIGLVPPGAERIVQVGNTSLLMARELVMEPTRLDELRSFSTHLRATHCMFATSEMFKNIYSIELSLWAYGMPMSAYNDMLAIYKLPPIPLEPVEANVSRRMERDIPDLGPMGVTIVSDIGTELVIALDDCLSCKQCEKACREGAIRIENNDMGVGSAFIRSELCAGTACRRCEAVCRTKTLRLSRAKPLG
- a CDS encoding CDGSH iron-sulfur domain-containing protein; protein product: MVASKNAKIQVCKDGPYLVSGRIPLVREEIVRGPDGNPREWKKVADLTDQENYALCRCGRSNDPPYCDGSHLAGFDGTETAVRRTRAEEPKLVKGPGVDLDPNAAPCARAQFCHRGGGIGKLVSESGEEDKRGLAVEVAGQCPAGRLVVYDKATGKPIEPVFEREISVTEDPMRGVSGPLWVKGGVIIEGADGEPYIVRNRVALCRCGQSKRMPLCDGTHIDIKFDRMGDRK
- the pylB gene encoding methylornithine synthase PylB — protein: MKDNDLDDILKRAWDREPLSNMDIQGLLSVGEGDDLKELFRVAKAIRRRSFGDQVFLYGFVYFSTYCHNDCSFCFYRSSNQESVRYRKTKDEIIALATSLEDAGVHLIDLTMGEDPLYRSEGRRHALLDIIGAVNEAVDVPLMASPGVMPKSMFEPLREAGVDWFACYQETHNRDLFVKLRPDQDYSFRYNQKLWAQDAGMLAEEGIMIGVGESLRDRADSIQIMGNQGVRQVRAMTFVPQANTPMWSIPSSSYTEELVTLAVMRLVHQDKLIPASLDIEGIRGLQPRLDAGANVITSIIPPSEGLAGVAQHDLDINTGGRSAQSIEGMLEDLDIKVGSTSQYEELIEGWKRTLRCEVPT
- the pylD gene encoding 3-methylornithyl-N6-L-lysine dehydrogenase PylD, encoding MTRLTTNDIHDLFRSLSERDADLRRKTGLTLKGLALSAVGHAQDGLDLGQFRVAAVPVDSGQGIIPEFSRSVCSIVRHMGMDGFVTAKGDVAGIAEAMAGGADIVFLADDDEFIALNLRAGRFADNTRSTALGYCAALEAALGGLTGRDVLVIGAGRVGSYAIPHLQARGAKVSLLEQDRDRAVEASRRFGVALVLDARHGISQAKAILNASPAPVPGGWICEDAVISSPGVPYAFDEEGERRAMAIIHDPLQIGVAVMAAWSAGMSYHAIGGPQQAPAEVLE